In the genome of Solibacillus silvestris, one region contains:
- a CDS encoding ATPase, translated as MGISQDWKTGADGQKFVVSFSGGKDSTLALYEAMKTGKAVGLIIVLEEYGTRSHSHGMTVDFIKAQAASIGLPIYLAAASWENYEATFIDMLHKMKTLGAEALVTGDLDMPEHGCWHEKVTNIANLTLGMPLWQADHTEIVERFINLGFKTIITTVNLTLGMCEDDLGKVLTYEYVQELKSRGIDPCGEGGEFHTTVIDGPIFKQPISFRPLEIIRENNYAFLLLQLIYTND; from the coding sequence ATGGGAATTTCACAAGATTGGAAAACCGGTGCAGATGGTCAAAAGTTTGTTGTTTCCTTTAGCGGAGGGAAAGATAGTACACTCGCTTTATACGAGGCCATGAAGACCGGGAAAGCTGTAGGTTTAATTATCGTACTCGAAGAATATGGGACACGATCTCACTCTCATGGAATGACCGTCGATTTCATAAAAGCACAAGCAGCGTCTATTGGCTTACCAATTTATTTAGCAGCAGCAAGCTGGGAAAACTATGAAGCAACGTTTATTGATATGCTGCACAAAATGAAAACATTAGGAGCAGAAGCACTTGTTACAGGCGATCTCGATATGCCAGAGCATGGCTGCTGGCATGAAAAAGTGACAAACATTGCAAACTTAACGCTCGGAATGCCTTTATGGCAAGCGGATCATACAGAAATTGTGGAACGCTTCATTAATTTAGGTTTTAAAACAATCATTACTACGGTTAACTTAACACTCGGTATGTGTGAAGATGATTTAGGGAAAGTATTAACTTATGAATATGTGCAGGAACTAAAATCTCGGGGCATTGATCCTTGTGGTGAGGGTGGCGAGTTTCATACAACTGTTATTGATGGACCCATTTTTAAACAGCCGATCTCCTTTAGGCCGCTTGAAATTATTCGAGAAAACAACTATGCGTTTTTACTGCTCCAATTAATTTATACAAATGATTGA
- a CDS encoding endopolygalacturonase, whose amino-acid sequence MQHSSAVYNIEQFGAVGDGWANNTSAIKRAVEACSQGGGGTVYVPAGVFVTGAIELKSNMHLHLEAGSELLFSNDREDYPVISSRWEGASRDVYMSCIYACHAKNIAITGFGTLNGQGAYWWKLFKEDALAYPRPNLVSFDHCERVHVEQVKMIDSPSWTVHPNDCDNVTISAVSIVNPANSPNTDGINPESCRNVRISDCSIDVGDDCIAIKSGTEDAERVIPCENITITNCTMLHGHGGVVFGSEMSGDIRNVVVSNCIFEGTDRGIRFKSRRGRGGTIENIRVNNIVMNNIICPFILNLYYYHGPRGMEPYVSDKEVQPVTALTPKFRHIHFSNITATDVTAAAGFMYGLPEMPVEDITFSHIRIAMKPDAEPDLPAMMVDLEPMKQRGFFCSNAEDVLFEHVTVQQHEGPAFEITNSKNVVMEHCRSKDTVKDEMLVQMSNVRS is encoded by the coding sequence ATGCAGCATAGTTCGGCGGTTTATAATATTGAACAGTTTGGTGCGGTAGGTGATGGCTGGGCCAATAACACATCTGCGATTAAGCGTGCGGTAGAGGCTTGTTCACAGGGAGGGGGCGGGACGGTTTATGTGCCTGCCGGTGTGTTTGTGACGGGTGCGATTGAACTGAAAAGTAATATGCATTTGCATTTGGAGGCGGGTTCCGAGCTTTTGTTTTCAAATGATCGGGAGGATTATCCGGTCATTTCCTCTCGCTGGGAAGGGGCAAGTCGAGATGTATATATGTCCTGTATTTATGCCTGTCATGCAAAAAATATTGCGATTACAGGCTTTGGCACACTCAATGGCCAGGGTGCTTACTGGTGGAAACTTTTTAAAGAGGATGCCCTCGCATATCCTCGCCCTAATTTAGTGAGCTTTGACCATTGTGAGCGGGTGCATGTTGAGCAGGTGAAAATGATTGATTCACCGAGCTGGACGGTACATCCGAACGATTGTGACAATGTGACGATTTCGGCTGTGTCGATTGTTAATCCGGCGAATTCCCCGAATACGGACGGCATTAATCCGGAATCGTGCCGCAACGTGAGAATTTCCGATTGTTCGATTGACGTCGGGGATGACTGTATTGCGATAAAATCGGGTACTGAGGATGCGGAGCGTGTGATTCCTTGTGAGAATATAACGATTACGAACTGTACGATGCTCCACGGTCATGGCGGGGTCGTCTTCGGCAGTGAGATGAGCGGAGATATTCGCAATGTCGTTGTGTCGAACTGTATTTTTGAAGGCACAGACCGCGGCATTCGCTTTAAGTCACGGCGAGGAAGAGGCGGTACGATTGAAAATATCCGTGTAAACAATATTGTGATGAATAATATCATTTGTCCGTTTATACTAAACTTATATTATTATCACGGTCCACGAGGTATGGAGCCGTATGTTTCGGATAAGGAGGTGCAGCCTGTTACAGCGCTGACACCGAAGTTCAGACATATTCATTTTTCGAATATAACCGCGACGGACGTGACGGCGGCTGCCGGCTTTATGTATGGCTTACCGGAGATGCCGGTTGAGGATATTACATTCAGCCATATTCGTATTGCGATGAAACCGGATGCAGAGCCAGATTTACCGGCAATGATGGTGGATCTGGAACCGATGAAACAACGTGGTTTTTTCTGTTCCAATGCGGAAGATGTGTTGTTTGAGCATGTGACGGTCCAACAGCATGAAGGACCGGCATTTGAAATAACGAATAGTAAAAATGTCGTGATGGAACACTGTCGTTCCAAAGATACGGTAAAGGATGAAATGCTTGTCCAAATGTCGAATGTGAGAAGCTAG
- a CDS encoding penicillin-binding protein, with protein sequence MVKDKKIMVKLIAVGSVFLLCCFLIFNIFVWASDVSKLEEPTPQPTIIYDQNGEVASKVTGSKIDGVNIEQIPENLIHAVIATEDQKFYKHGGINMIGIVRALTQNMMSGEIVAGGSTITQQLAKNVFLTQERTYTRKLKELILTKKIERTYDKDEIMERYLNQIYFGEGAWGIQRASETYFGKDVSELTLGESAMLAGLIKAPSVLSPLKDMNKSVQRRDLVLALMEKEGYITQNDAKKAKEQPIVLEGKKMDDYKGKYPYYVDHIIEEAIEQYGLTENEVLSGGLHIYTELNPAIQNAVEQVYKDNEMFPEGQSDQLIQSGAIFINPSTGGITALIGGRGEHTFRGFNRATQLKRQPASTMKPLAAYTPALEQGYEIYDKLQDSPINIDGYQPMNYDKRFHGEVTMYEALVNSYNIPPVWLLNKMGLKYGINAVERFGIKLKEEDHNLGLALGGMSEGISPLSMAQAYSTFPNDGVMVEAHSIQKIEDADGEVIAKWHYNETSVTKPLVAQEITYMLKGVVEEGSAKNAQVEGWEVAGKTGTTELPFANSGGAKDHWFVGYTPEIVGAVWMGYDQTDENHYLLGTGGSTVTKIFKAVLAESMTEFNQKEFNLPLLGKQLKEQEKKEEEQRKKEKEIEKKEKKEKEKEKDKEKKEKEKEKKEMDKEKKDKEKEKENKKEEKE encoded by the coding sequence TATTATGCTGTTTCCTCATATTTAATATTTTTGTTTGGGCAAGCGATGTCAGTAAACTAGAAGAACCCACTCCGCAGCCAACGATTATTTATGATCAAAATGGAGAGGTAGCTAGTAAAGTTACCGGTTCCAAAATAGATGGAGTCAATATTGAACAGATTCCGGAAAATCTTATTCATGCTGTGATTGCAACGGAAGACCAGAAGTTTTACAAGCATGGTGGAATTAATATGATAGGGATTGTTCGGGCATTGACTCAAAACATGATGAGTGGAGAAATTGTGGCGGGAGGAAGTACGATTACACAGCAGTTAGCTAAAAATGTCTTTCTAACACAAGAACGTACATATACGAGAAAGCTAAAAGAACTCATATTGACGAAGAAAATTGAGCGAACATACGATAAAGACGAAATAATGGAACGGTACTTAAACCAGATTTACTTTGGTGAAGGCGCATGGGGCATACAGCGTGCTTCCGAAACGTACTTCGGCAAAGATGTTAGTGAATTAACATTAGGTGAGTCGGCTATGCTTGCGGGGTTGATTAAAGCGCCGTCAGTTTTGTCACCATTAAAAGATATGAATAAATCAGTTCAACGGAGAGACCTTGTTCTAGCATTAATGGAAAAGGAAGGTTACATAACTCAAAACGATGCGAAAAAAGCAAAAGAACAACCTATTGTATTAGAGGGTAAAAAGATGGATGATTATAAGGGGAAATATCCTTATTATGTAGACCATATTATTGAAGAAGCGATCGAACAATACGGGCTTACAGAAAATGAGGTACTTTCGGGAGGACTTCATATTTATACAGAACTTAATCCTGCAATACAAAATGCAGTTGAACAGGTATATAAAGATAATGAAATGTTTCCTGAAGGGCAATCGGACCAGTTAATCCAAAGTGGAGCAATCTTCATCAATCCCTCAACCGGAGGAATCACTGCACTAATTGGAGGTAGAGGGGAACATACTTTTAGAGGATTTAATCGAGCTACTCAATTAAAACGTCAGCCTGCGTCAACTATGAAACCATTGGCGGCGTATACTCCTGCTTTGGAGCAAGGATATGAAATCTATGATAAGTTACAAGATTCACCTATTAATATTGACGGGTATCAACCTATGAACTATGACAAACGATTCCATGGTGAAGTAACGATGTATGAAGCATTGGTGAATTCATACAACATCCCACCGGTATGGTTATTAAATAAAATGGGACTGAAATACGGTATAAATGCTGTTGAGCGTTTTGGTATTAAACTAAAAGAAGAGGATCATAATTTAGGTTTAGCACTTGGTGGTATGAGTGAAGGCATATCTCCTTTATCTATGGCTCAGGCATATTCCACATTTCCTAATGATGGTGTAATGGTAGAAGCACACTCTATACAAAAAATTGAAGATGCAGATGGCGAGGTCATTGCTAAGTGGCATTATAATGAGACGAGCGTTACGAAGCCCCTAGTCGCTCAAGAAATAACATATATGCTTAAGGGCGTTGTTGAAGAAGGTTCAGCAAAGAATGCTCAAGTGGAAGGATGGGAAGTAGCCGGTAAAACGGGCACGACCGAGCTTCCTTTTGCGAATTCAGGGGGCGCGAAGGATCATTGGTTTGTAGGATATACGCCAGAAATTGTTGGGGCAGTTTGGATGGGATATGATCAAACAGATGAAAATCATTATTTGTTAGGAACTGGCGGATCTACTGTCACAAAGATTTTCAAAGCCGTTTTGGCTGAATCTATGACGGAATTTAACCAAAAAGAATTTAACTTACCTCTACTAGGCAAACAGCTAAAAGAACAGGAAAAGAAAGAGGAAGAGCAGAGGAAGAAAGAAAAAGAGATAGAGAAAAAAGAGAAGAAGGAGAAAGAAAAAGAGAAGGATAAGGAGAAGAAAGAGAAAGAAAAAGAGAAGAAAGAGATGGATAAAGAGAAGAAAGACAAGGAAAAGGAGAAGGAGAACAAAAAGGAGGAAAAAGAGTAA
- a CDS encoding pilus assembly protein PilB, translating to MRKISIAKMLFAPIIVALVTTLSIVFIEGVFRSEIMPPSTAEKIQLAVLLYLGIYLFTIIFVVPIDIYLTNRIKNKILFFVLTNVIGLILVWCIDLWFFTLGCFMSIYLIFPLFSILTLIRFNSDAK from the coding sequence ATGAGAAAGATTTCTATTGCAAAGATGCTATTTGCCCCGATAATAGTAGCATTAGTTACCACATTAAGTATCGTATTTATCGAAGGAGTATTCCGATCCGAAATAATGCCTCCTTCGACAGCTGAGAAAATACAGCTTGCTGTACTGCTCTATTTAGGAATCTATTTATTTACTATTATCTTTGTAGTCCCTATTGATATTTATTTAACTAATAGAATAAAAAACAAAATACTTTTTTTTGTTCTAACAAATGTTATTGGTTTAATTTTGGTGTGGTGCATTGATCTTTGGTTCTTTACTCTTGGTTGTTTTATGTCTATATATTTGATTTTCCCATTGTTCTCAATTTTAACGTTAATACGATTCAATTCTGATGCGAAATAA
- a CDS encoding cohesin has translation MTLSKFDDKKNKKSNQTSNDQSKLDTFYEIAKEFSPILSTDAKSKIEEIAKEFLPANDQANRMSNAVASKKSQPKSQEEIAKEFLPTNDQTNRMSNAFAPMKSQQKSLEEIAKEFLPANDQTNRMSNAFAPMKSQQKSLEEIAKEFLPTKDKTFKHDNGTNFDK, from the coding sequence ATGACATTGTCAAAATTTGATGATAAGAAAAATAAAAAAAGCAATCAGACCAGTAATGATCAATCGAAGCTAGATACTTTTTACGAAATCGCGAAAGAATTTTCACCCATTCTTTCAACCGATGCTAAATCCAAAATCGAAGAAATTGCAAAAGAGTTCCTCCCTGCAAATGATCAAGCTAACCGAATGTCCAATGCGGTTGCTTCAAAAAAATCACAACCGAAAAGCCAGGAAGAAATTGCGAAAGAATTCCTCCCTACAAATGATCAAACAAATCGGATGTCCAATGCGTTTGCTCCGATGAAATCACAACAGAAGAGCCTAGAAGAGATTGCAAAGGAATTCCTCCCTGCAAACGATCAAACAAATCGAATGTCCAATGCGTTTGCTCCGATGAAATCACAACAGAAGAGCCTAGAAGAGATTGCAAAGGAATTCCTCCCTACTAAAGACAAAACATTTAAGCATGATAATGGTACGAATTTTGATAAGTAG
- a CDS encoding phosphoadenosine phosphosulfate sulfotransferase — translation MNFGKVGFLVILLGISLLSACGQKTVIFSGEGENWRVQIEYEHRGEDIKKTGYIKYIGTEPIPKEIEYSFTVVSSSGKGAIGSDGVMSLGISECSPCTSPSEDSEIVGLIKWNNQSETVTITGE, via the coding sequence ATGAATTTTGGAAAAGTTGGTTTTTTGGTTATCTTGCTCGGTATTTCTCTTCTATCTGCTTGTGGACAGAAAACCGTTATATTTTCTGGGGAAGGTGAAAACTGGAGAGTTCAAATTGAATATGAACATAGGGGTGAAGATATTAAAAAAACTGGTTACATTAAATATATTGGTACAGAACCAATTCCAAAAGAAATTGAATATTCGTTCACTGTTGTTTCTTCTTCTGGAAAAGGAGCAATAGGTTCAGATGGGGTCATGTCATTGGGAATAAGTGAGTGCAGTCCTTGTACCTCTCCAAGTGAGGATTCGGAAATTGTAGGATTAATAAAATGGAACAATCAATCAGAAACAGTTACTATAACAGGAGAGTAA
- a CDS encoding transporter: MSYSPEVNEPVLEKKKSEKVRKFNKAKLVPYLFITPAVLMVVSFLFYPIGMVFYYSFQNYDISAPYYNSFAGLDNFVNIFTSDKLFFPSLLNSLKWVVTEVGLQLVFGLILALLLNQTFKFRGIIRAVAFIPWAISGVLASVIWSLMYNEHMGVLNDILMRFGIIDSPQAFLASTSTAFGAVVIAELWRGIPFFAITLLAGLQSIPQELYEAARVDGASRWKSFLFVTLPQLKNTIILTTLLRVVWEFNNVDLIFNLTGGGPAHSTTTLTMYIAELAVHGSNFGYGSALTVISFGILLVFAALYLKLSRYEKE, translated from the coding sequence ATGAGTTATTCCCCAGAAGTAAATGAACCAGTATTGGAAAAAAAGAAAAGCGAAAAAGTCCGCAAATTTAATAAGGCGAAGCTGGTCCCATATCTATTCATTACGCCGGCCGTACTAATGGTTGTAAGTTTCCTTTTCTACCCGATAGGAATGGTATTTTATTATAGCTTCCAAAACTACGATATTTCGGCACCTTACTATAATAGTTTTGCAGGGCTCGATAACTTCGTGAATATTTTTACCAGTGATAAGCTGTTCTTCCCGAGTTTACTCAACAGTTTGAAGTGGGTTGTTACAGAAGTGGGGCTTCAATTGGTATTTGGTTTGATTTTGGCTCTGTTGCTGAACCAGACATTTAAATTCAGAGGGATTATACGTGCGGTTGCTTTTATTCCTTGGGCGATTTCAGGTGTACTGGCATCTGTTATCTGGTCACTGATGTACAACGAACATATGGGTGTACTGAATGATATCCTGATGCGTTTCGGCATTATAGATTCACCGCAAGCCTTTTTGGCAAGTACATCTACCGCATTTGGTGCAGTAGTTATTGCCGAACTGTGGAGGGGGATTCCATTCTTTGCGATTACCCTTTTGGCCGGTCTGCAAAGTATTCCGCAAGAATTGTACGAAGCAGCGCGCGTAGATGGTGCGAGCCGCTGGAAATCATTCCTGTTCGTAACATTGCCGCAGCTGAAAAATACGATTATTTTAACGACACTGCTGCGAGTGGTTTGGGAGTTTAATAACGTTGACCTGATCTTCAACTTAACAGGCGGCGGACCTGCCCATTCAACAACGACACTGACTATGTATATTGCAGAATTAGCTGTACATGGCAGTAACTTTGGATATGGCTCAGCGCTTACAGTCATTTCGTTTGGTATTCTATTAGTTTTCGCGGCGCTTTATCTGAAATTATCGCGCTATGAAAAGGAGTGA
- a CDS encoding transcriptional regulator: MEPIDVFKALSNETRLNILEWLKEPEKHFPKQGAHLPKEVSYKGGVCVGDIQEKAKISQSTVSSYLNMMQKAGLLESIRHGQWTYYRRNEEFIQQLAEYFKTDI; the protein is encoded by the coding sequence ATGGAACCTATTGATGTATTCAAAGCATTATCGAATGAAACAAGACTCAATATCCTAGAGTGGTTAAAGGAACCCGAGAAACATTTCCCAAAACAAGGCGCTCACCTACCAAAGGAGGTAAGTTACAAGGGTGGAGTATGTGTTGGGGATATTCAGGAAAAGGCCAAAATTTCTCAATCTACGGTTTCTAGCTACTTAAATATGATGCAAAAAGCTGGGCTTCTTGAGTCGATTCGCCATGGACAATGGACATACTACAGACGTAATGAAGAATTTATTCAACAGTTAGCTGAATACTTTAAAACAGATATCTAA
- a CDS encoding sugar ABC transporter substrate-binding protein: MSSLRKTYMLYVFPICLLFMLAGCSSEEAEKVDGSPKKDVTLTFWFDDAGPLRTAIWKELIATFEDEYPHIHIEYEGFVKDIAKPKFNSALAMQALPDVGSIYTSWLPEYTYREALVPLDAYFEKWEEGDKIAESLISYNRNISQDHQLYGLPYTRNMDVLWVRKDWLSNYELDTIDTWDDFFHTVKTFTDKEQQQYGYSIRGGEGSSLQLQRMMYAYSGISTYIKNGESTIDDPLHVEFLEKYLSLYDVHTSRNDIVKDYKGMLDDFEHGAVGLIQHNIGSYAEHQKVLSPDQFQALPLPKSVNGHYTVEAGNTMDMVMFEGTDHPEEAWTFISFIASQKGQSHWNKRVGQLPTHEDVLEEGWVQNSPHLQTALSVYQDPNTKMYEPPFYLIAYNSIRFTIVEPGLQEVLSGTKTIEQFLKEWSVAIENEYALYEKYHAQTGSAE; encoded by the coding sequence TTGAGCAGCTTACGAAAAACCTATATGTTATATGTCTTCCCCATTTGTTTACTGTTTATGTTGGCGGGTTGTTCAAGTGAGGAAGCAGAAAAGGTGGATGGCTCGCCAAAAAAAGACGTGACCTTAACGTTTTGGTTTGATGATGCCGGTCCGTTACGAACGGCCATTTGGAAAGAACTGATCGCGACCTTTGAAGATGAGTATCCCCATATTCATATTGAATACGAAGGCTTCGTGAAGGATATCGCGAAACCGAAATTCAATTCGGCACTCGCAATGCAGGCATTGCCGGATGTTGGCAGCATTTATACGAGCTGGTTACCAGAATATACATATCGTGAAGCATTGGTGCCACTGGATGCCTATTTTGAAAAGTGGGAAGAAGGAGACAAGATTGCGGAGTCTCTCATCAGTTACAATCGAAATATATCACAGGATCATCAATTGTACGGATTGCCTTACACTCGAAATATGGATGTCCTCTGGGTACGAAAGGATTGGCTCTCCAACTATGAGCTGGATACGATAGATACATGGGATGACTTTTTTCATACGGTGAAAACCTTTACGGATAAGGAGCAGCAACAGTATGGATACAGCATCCGCGGCGGGGAAGGGTCGTCACTTCAGCTGCAGCGGATGATGTATGCCTATTCGGGTATTTCGACGTATATCAAAAATGGAGAGAGTACGATTGATGACCCGCTCCATGTGGAGTTTCTGGAAAAATATTTGTCGCTCTATGACGTGCATACATCGAGAAATGATATTGTGAAAGATTATAAAGGCATGCTTGACGATTTTGAGCATGGCGCTGTCGGTTTAATCCAGCATAATATCGGCTCTTATGCAGAGCATCAAAAAGTGCTGTCGCCGGATCAGTTTCAGGCATTGCCATTGCCGAAATCAGTCAATGGGCATTACACTGTCGAGGCAGGCAATACGATGGATATGGTAATGTTCGAGGGCACCGATCATCCGGAAGAGGCATGGACATTTATTTCCTTTATCGCGTCGCAAAAGGGACAAAGCCATTGGAACAAACGAGTCGGTCAATTGCCGACACATGAGGATGTGCTGGAGGAGGGCTGGGTGCAAAATTCGCCGCATCTGCAAACAGCGCTTTCTGTCTATCAAGATCCGAACACGAAAATGTACGAGCCGCCGTTCTATTTAATTGCGTATAATTCCATCCGGTTTACGATTGTCGAACCTGGGCTTCAGGAAGTGCTGAGCGGTACGAAAACAATCGAGCAGTTCTTGAAAGAGTGGAGCGTGGCCATTGAAAATGAATATGCACTATATGAAAAATATCATGCCCAAACGGGAAGCGCTGAGTAG
- a CDS encoding pyrroline-5-carboxylate reductase, translating into MQKIIFIGAGSMAEALIHGWIKKNVINPHALFISNRSNKERLNELVESYDVNLLEDHTHLRDADLVILAMKPKDARAAMEVIAPHLSADTAILSVLAGVSIDTIEQHLGSRPIARVMPNTSATIGMSASGIAFNNHVTDVKRALYIQMLEAIGIVIEVEEEKLHAVTALSGSGPAYLYYLVEAFEQAGAEFGLSKEIVRELMVQTIAGSAEMLKSGNLEPSLLRKKVTSPGGTTEAGIKALESMSFNEAIVNCVRSAENRSRELAREE; encoded by the coding sequence ATGCAAAAAATTATTTTTATTGGCGCAGGCTCGATGGCAGAAGCACTCATTCATGGATGGATTAAAAAGAATGTCATCAACCCGCATGCCCTGTTTATATCCAATCGGTCGAATAAAGAACGTCTAAACGAACTGGTGGAAAGCTATGATGTCAACCTATTGGAGGACCATACACACTTGCGGGATGCAGACCTCGTTATTTTAGCAATGAAACCGAAAGATGCGCGTGCTGCTATGGAAGTCATCGCACCTCATCTAAGTGCTGATACCGCAATTTTATCGGTACTGGCTGGTGTCAGCATTGATACGATTGAACAGCATCTCGGCAGTCGCCCAATCGCTCGTGTAATGCCGAACACCTCTGCAACAATCGGCATGTCTGCATCCGGCATTGCATTCAATAACCATGTAACAGACGTGAAGCGTGCGCTTTATATTCAAATGTTAGAAGCGATTGGCATTGTCATCGAAGTGGAGGAAGAAAAGCTTCATGCAGTTACAGCGCTCTCTGGAAGTGGTCCTGCCTATTTATACTATTTGGTTGAAGCATTTGAACAGGCTGGTGCTGAGTTCGGTCTATCAAAGGAAATTGTACGGGAACTGATGGTACAGACGATTGCTGGTTCCGCGGAAATGCTGAAATCCGGTAATTTGGAACCTTCCCTACTGCGCAAAAAAGTAACAAGTCCAGGAGGAACGACTGAAGCCGGGATCAAAGCACTTGAATCGATGTCCTTTAACGAAGCGATTGTGAACTGTGTTCGAAGTGCCGAAAACCGTTCAAGAGAACTGGCGCGTGAGGAATAA
- a CDS encoding MBL fold metallo-hydrolase: MEVHKIVIPTPYAVGDVNAFLVKGDALTLFDAGPKTEEAYEAIKWGLRAAGYDMKDVEQVVLTHHHPDHAGWIDAFPGAELLGHQYVDYWMKKEPEFLQYHERFFKKLLIEQGVPEKYVNRILHVKGEIELFGTIPLTGYLKEGDEVPGHPGLKVYETPGHAQSHLIFVDETTRECIGGDLLLERTSSNPLVEPPLNLSMERPKSLLQYNESLKRLKNLEISKVYTGHGGELINIEPLIDERLEKQRQRALKVYGLLQTPQTNFEMTTHLFERIYQQQLGLTLSETLGQFDYLVDQGMVEIEVRDGIHYYRKC, encoded by the coding sequence ATGGAAGTACATAAAATTGTTATACCTACACCATATGCAGTGGGGGATGTAAATGCTTTTCTAGTAAAGGGAGATGCACTGACGTTATTTGATGCAGGGCCGAAAACCGAAGAAGCGTATGAAGCGATCAAATGGGGTTTACGCGCTGCAGGCTATGATATGAAAGACGTGGAACAAGTTGTACTGACACATCATCATCCGGACCATGCCGGTTGGATCGACGCATTTCCCGGCGCGGAACTGTTAGGGCATCAATATGTTGATTACTGGATGAAAAAAGAGCCGGAATTTCTGCAGTATCATGAGCGGTTTTTCAAAAAGCTTTTAATCGAGCAAGGAGTACCGGAAAAATACGTAAACCGGATTTTACATGTAAAAGGGGAAATCGAGCTATTCGGTACGATTCCGCTGACTGGGTATTTAAAAGAGGGCGATGAAGTGCCAGGTCATCCTGGATTGAAAGTATATGAAACACCCGGACATGCACAAAGCCATCTGATTTTTGTCGACGAGACTACTCGGGAATGTATCGGTGGAGATTTACTGCTGGAACGCACATCATCGAATCCATTAGTAGAGCCACCGCTTAATTTATCGATGGAACGTCCTAAATCATTGCTGCAGTATAATGAATCACTCAAGCGCCTGAAAAATTTAGAGATTTCAAAAGTGTACACGGGGCACGGTGGGGAACTGATAAATATCGAACCACTCATTGATGAACGGTTGGAAAAACAAAGACAACGTGCATTAAAAGTATACGGTCTGCTTCAAACACCGCAGACAAACTTTGAAATGACTACTCATTTATTTGAACGGATTTACCAGCAGCAATTAGGACTGACACTATCGGAAACGTTAGGGCAGTTTGATTACTTGGTCGATCAAGGGATGGTCGAGATTGAAGTGCGGGATGGGATTCATTATTATAGGAAATGCTGA
- a CDS encoding 3-isopropylmalate dehydrogenase, with product MGNYFIILMIFLIIIANVIGFIVFKKEKNLYSAALIILLLAGVFGGLGIALTLFINDAFAIFYGLNLAGYLLINSLIVFLLAILVTIIKKLSSIF from the coding sequence ATGGGTAATTATTTCATCATACTAATGATTTTTTTAATCATTATTGCAAATGTTATTGGATTTATAGTCTTCAAAAAAGAGAAAAATCTGTACTCTGCTGCATTAATAATATTACTGCTGGCAGGTGTATTTGGCGGACTAGGAATTGCATTAACATTATTTATTAATGATGCCTTTGCTATATTCTACGGGTTAAATCTTGCCGGCTATTTACTAATAAATAGCCTTATTGTATTTCTTCTTGCTATTTTAGTTACTATAATTAAAAAGTTATCCAGTATTTTTTAA